In Labrus bergylta chromosome 1, fLabBer1.1, whole genome shotgun sequence, one genomic interval encodes:
- the LOC136179249 gene encoding sialic acid-binding Ig-like lectin 6, which produces MDDAPKLPSVSVSPSAEIVEGSSVTLNCSSDANPAANYTWYKENGPLNLNPSNAGAQLVLSSVNSSASGEYYCEAENTLGRRTSKHISINVKWGGKSVAVAGTITVVLLVIVFLSVLVWIRQKRASNEPSEAEERQEHTEQGQPEEQEDLQYASIHFSKTQEPLYSNTRPARPPRRTEQQDVTEYAAVKFTRNSTAMRTRSKEPEEDPAALYSTVNKSR; this is translated from the exons ATGGATG atgctccaaagcttccctctgtgtcagtgagtccctctgctgagatagtggagggcagttcagtgactctgaactgcagcagtgatgctaacccagcagctaattaCACCTGGTACAAGGAGAATGGACCTCTAAACCttaatccctcaaatgcagGAGCACAGCTCGTCCTCAGTTCAGTCAACTCCTCGGCCTCTGGAGAGTATTACTGTGAAGCTGAGAACACGCTGGGGAGAAGGACATCCAAACACATCTCTATAAATGTCAAAT GGGGAGGGAAATCAGTGGCTGTTGCTGGAACAATCACGGTTGTTCTCCTGGTTATCGTGTTCCTCTCTGTCCTCGTGTGGATCAG ACAAAAGAGGGCTTCCAATGAACCGTCTgaggctgaagagagacaagaacACACGGAGCAG GGACAaccagaggagcaggaagaccTTCAGTATGCCAGCATACACTTCTCTAAAACCCAGGAGCCTCTGTACAGCAATACCAGACCAGCTCGGCCCCCCAGAAGAACGGAGCAGCAGGACGTCACTGAGTACGCTGCCGTCAAATTTACCAGGAACAGCACCGCCATGAG AACCAGAAGTAAAGAACCTGAAGAGGATCCAGCTGCTCTGTACAGCACCGTCAACAAAAGCCGATGA